One genomic window of Gallaecimonas sp. GXIMD4217 includes the following:
- a CDS encoding succinate dehydrogenase assembly factor 2, with amino-acid sequence MTDPVHKARLKWACRRGMLELDVLFEPFVEEAYDDLPEDQKKVFERLLACDDPELFAWIMGHEQCQDPELAAMVKHIVDRVHARIQS; translated from the coding sequence ATGACTGATCCGGTACACAAGGCCAGGCTGAAGTGGGCCTGCCGCCGCGGCATGTTGGAGCTGGACGTGCTGTTCGAGCCCTTCGTGGAAGAAGCCTACGACGACCTGCCCGAGGACCAGAAAAAGGTCTTCGAACGCCTGCTGGCATGCGACGATCCGGAGCTGTTTGCCTGGATCATGGGCCACGAGCAGTGCCAGGATCCCGAGCTGGCCGCCATGGTCAAGCATATCGTCGACCGTGTCCACGCCCGTATCCAGTCATAA
- the nadB gene encoding L-aspartate oxidase, whose amino-acid sequence MRADTDHLCDVLVIGSGAAGLTLALKLADHAKVTVLAKGPLKEGSTFYAQGGIAAVFDEADSVDFHVQDTLVAGGGICDEGAVRFTASHAKEALEWLIGLGVPFDKEPGEDRYHLTREGGHSHRRILHAADATGRAVQLTLVDSVKAHPNISLLEAHNAVDLLTGHKFGLDSQRCFGAYVWNRHKARVERVRAKAVVLATGGASKVYQYSSNPDVASGDGIAMAWRAGCRVANMEFNQFHPTCLYHPQARNFLVTEALRGEGAVLRRPDGSRFMDQHHELAELAPRDVVARAIDHEMKKLGADCVFLDISHKPAEFVRKHFPTIYQKLKGLGIDITREPIPVVPAAHYTCGGVMTDLDGQTDLDGLYAVGEVAYTGLHGANRMASNSLLECLVFGAAAADKIIKELGTLGEPPLAPAWDESKVTDSDEEVVIAHNWHELRLFMWDYVGIVRTTKRLERALRRVELLKQEIQEYYTHFRVSNNLLELRNLVTVAELIIRSALKRKESRGLHFTLDHPQQLENSGPTVLKPGDF is encoded by the coding sequence ATGCGAGCAGACACTGACCATCTCTGTGACGTCCTGGTCATCGGCAGCGGCGCCGCCGGCCTGACCCTGGCCCTGAAGCTGGCCGACCACGCCAAGGTAACGGTGCTGGCCAAGGGCCCCCTCAAGGAAGGCTCCACCTTCTATGCTCAGGGGGGCATCGCCGCCGTCTTCGACGAAGCGGACAGCGTCGACTTCCATGTCCAGGACACCCTGGTGGCCGGCGGCGGCATCTGTGACGAAGGCGCGGTGCGCTTTACCGCCAGCCATGCCAAGGAGGCCCTGGAGTGGCTGATCGGCCTGGGCGTGCCCTTCGACAAGGAGCCGGGCGAAGACCGCTACCACCTGACCCGGGAAGGGGGCCATTCCCACCGCCGCATCCTGCACGCCGCCGACGCCACCGGCCGGGCCGTGCAGCTGACCCTGGTGGATTCGGTCAAGGCCCACCCCAACATCAGCCTGCTGGAAGCCCACAACGCCGTGGATCTGCTCACCGGCCATAAGTTCGGCCTGGACAGCCAGCGCTGCTTCGGCGCCTATGTGTGGAACCGCCACAAGGCCCGGGTGGAAAGGGTGCGGGCCAAGGCGGTGGTGCTGGCCACCGGCGGCGCCTCCAAGGTCTACCAGTACAGCTCCAACCCGGACGTGGCCTCGGGCGACGGCATCGCCATGGCCTGGCGGGCCGGCTGCCGGGTGGCCAACATGGAGTTCAACCAGTTCCACCCCACCTGCCTCTACCATCCCCAGGCCAGGAATTTTCTGGTCACCGAGGCCCTGCGCGGCGAAGGCGCCGTGCTGCGCCGTCCCGACGGCAGCCGCTTCATGGACCAGCATCACGAGCTGGCCGAGCTGGCGCCCCGGGACGTGGTGGCCCGCGCCATCGACCACGAGATGAAGAAGCTGGGCGCCGACTGCGTCTTCCTGGACATCAGCCACAAGCCGGCGGAGTTCGTGCGCAAGCACTTCCCCACCATCTACCAGAAGCTCAAGGGCCTGGGCATCGACATCACCCGCGAGCCCATCCCTGTGGTGCCGGCCGCCCACTACACCTGCGGCGGGGTGATGACCGACCTGGACGGCCAGACCGACCTGGACGGCCTCTATGCGGTGGGCGAAGTGGCCTATACCGGCCTGCATGGCGCCAACCGCATGGCCTCCAACTCGCTGCTGGAATGCCTGGTGTTCGGGGCCGCCGCCGCCGACAAGATCATCAAGGAGCTTGGCACCCTGGGCGAGCCACCGCTGGCGCCGGCCTGGGACGAATCCAAGGTCACCGACTCCGACGAGGAGGTGGTGATCGCCCACAACTGGCACGAGCTCAGGCTGTTCATGTGGGACTACGTGGGCATAGTGCGCACCACCAAGCGCCTGGAGCGGGCGCTGCGGCGGGTGGAGCTGCTCAAGCAGGAGATCCAGGAGTACTACACCCACTTCAGGGTCAGCAACAACCTGCTGGAGCTGCGCAACCTGGTCACGGTCGCCGAGCTGATCATCCGCTCCGCCCTCAAGCGCAAGGAGTCCCGGGGGCTGCACTTCACCCTGGATCACCCCCAGCAGCTGGAGAATTCCGGCCCCACCGTGCTCAAGCCGGGCGATTTCTGA
- the rpoE gene encoding RNA polymerase sigma factor RpoE, whose amino-acid sequence MSEQKAENDLALVRRVQRGDKQAFNLLVGKYQHKLANLVSRYVKNPGDVSDVVQEAFIKAYRALPNFRGESAFYTWLYRIAVNSAKNYLVAQGRRPPASDVDASEAEYYDGSEALKAVDTPEHLLLSDEIKKVVFDAIEALPDDLRSAITLREMEGMSYEEIATVMDCPVGTVRSRIFRAREAIDKKLQPLLGRT is encoded by the coding sequence ATGAGCGAGCAAAAGGCGGAGAACGATCTGGCGCTGGTGAGACGGGTGCAGCGCGGCGACAAGCAGGCCTTCAACCTGCTGGTAGGCAAATACCAGCACAAGTTGGCCAACCTGGTCAGCCGCTATGTGAAAAACCCCGGCGACGTCAGCGACGTGGTGCAGGAGGCCTTCATCAAGGCTTACCGCGCCTTGCCCAACTTCCGTGGCGAGAGCGCCTTCTACACCTGGCTGTACCGGATCGCCGTCAACAGTGCCAAGAACTATCTGGTTGCCCAGGGTCGCCGGCCGCCGGCCAGCGACGTGGACGCCAGCGAGGCGGAATATTACGACGGCAGCGAAGCGCTGAAGGCGGTGGACACCCCCGAGCACCTGCTGCTGTCGGACGAGATCAAGAAAGTGGTGTTCGACGCCATCGAAGCCCTGCCGGATGACCTGCGTTCGGCCATTACCCTGAGGGAAATGGAAGGCATGAGCTACGAAGAGATCGCCACAGTGATGGATTGCCCAGTGGGAACGGTGCGCTCGCGCATCTTCCGGGCCAGGGAAGCCATCGACAAGAAACTGCAACCATTGCTTGGGCGCACCTAG
- a CDS encoding RseA family anti-sigma factor, with amino-acid sequence MADKINETLSALLDSESHLDDGLLAKLKEDGELADRWQRYSLIGDALRGDLPQQVDLDISARVAQALESEPTLLAPQAGKAQPQAEAQQPEQQGEVIDASSRFGWLGNWGRSAAQFAVAASVTAVAIFGVQQYGVEGNPELNQPTPVLTTLPAIGGAAPVSLEARPQAQGRLSQAEQQRRVNAYLQDHAQQLRINDEQQEQQETP; translated from the coding sequence ATGGCTGACAAGATAAACGAAACCCTATCGGCACTGCTGGACAGTGAATCCCATCTGGACGATGGCCTGCTGGCAAAGCTGAAAGAGGACGGTGAGCTGGCGGATCGCTGGCAGCGCTACAGCCTGATTGGCGACGCCCTGAGAGGGGACCTGCCCCAGCAGGTCGACCTGGACATCAGTGCCAGGGTGGCCCAGGCGCTGGAATCGGAGCCGACCCTGCTGGCCCCCCAGGCCGGCAAGGCCCAGCCCCAGGCAGAAGCTCAGCAACCCGAGCAGCAGGGCGAGGTCATAGACGCCAGCAGCCGCTTTGGCTGGCTGGGCAACTGGGGCCGCAGTGCCGCCCAGTTCGCCGTGGCCGCCTCTGTCACCGCCGTGGCCATCTTCGGTGTCCAGCAATACGGCGTCGAGGGCAATCCCGAGCTGAACCAGCCCACGCCTGTGCTGACCACACTGCCGGCCATCGGCGGCGCCGCCCCGGTGAGCCTGGAGGCCAGGCCCCAGGCCCAGGGCCGCCTCAGCCAGGCCGAGCAGCAGCGCCGGGTCAATGCCTACCTGCAGGACCATGCCCAGCAGCTGCGCATCAATGACGAACAGCAAGAGCAGCAAGAGACGCCTTAA
- a CDS encoding MucB/RseB C-terminal domain-containing protein → MIAVALLAMALGAAEPAQPDTPPVAAQAAEAAEAQAHQWLQRLSEQLANSNYVLSLVKVQNGRVQPFRYEHGRVDDQELEHLVFLNGPPREIVRKGQVVTLLDLEHPPYSYQSDSIRGPIPEAFLQSPSQLAEHYRFVLAGRSRIAGRAAQLVRVVPKDDHRHGYLVWIDRDSGLLLRSDRLNLQGEVVEQLMVVAMEAMEEASGNMNAIAQANFPAPSSNTGNLPLQQLGEVTWLPPGFIGVVGNHHRLPHLGEAVDYLLYSDGLADIAIYINPAAPNQELRMMQQGLYNLVGINHGGIEVMVVGTVPAETLERVANQVRLNTRP, encoded by the coding sequence GTGATAGCAGTCGCCCTTCTGGCCATGGCGCTGGGCGCGGCCGAGCCCGCCCAGCCCGATACGCCGCCGGTGGCCGCCCAGGCCGCCGAAGCCGCCGAAGCCCAGGCCCATCAGTGGCTCCAGCGTCTTTCCGAACAACTGGCCAACAGCAACTATGTGCTGTCCCTGGTCAAGGTCCAGAACGGCCGTGTCCAGCCCTTTCGCTACGAACACGGCCGGGTGGACGACCAGGAGCTGGAACACCTGGTGTTCCTGAACGGGCCGCCCCGGGAGATCGTCCGCAAGGGCCAGGTGGTGACCCTGCTGGATCTTGAGCATCCCCCCTATTCCTACCAGTCCGACTCCATCCGTGGCCCCATTCCCGAGGCCTTCCTGCAGAGCCCGAGCCAGCTGGCCGAGCATTACCGCTTCGTGCTGGCCGGTCGCTCCCGCATCGCCGGCCGTGCCGCCCAGCTGGTGCGGGTGGTGCCCAAGGACGACCACCGCCACGGTTACCTGGTGTGGATAGACCGGGATTCCGGCCTGCTGCTGCGCTCCGATCGCCTCAACCTCCAGGGCGAGGTGGTGGAGCAGCTGATGGTGGTGGCCATGGAAGCCATGGAGGAGGCCTCCGGCAACATGAACGCCATCGCCCAGGCCAACTTTCCTGCCCCCTCCAGCAATACCGGCAACCTGCCGCTGCAGCAGCTGGGTGAGGTCACCTGGCTGCCGCCTGGCTTCATCGGCGTGGTCGGCAACCATCACCGCCTGCCGCACCTGGGCGAGGCGGTGGACTACCTGCTGTACTCCGACGGCCTGGCCGACATCGCCATCTACATCAACCCGGCCGCGCCGAACCAGGAGCTGCGCATGATGCAGCAGGGCCTCTACAACCTGGTGGGCATCAACCACGGCGGCATCGAGGTCATGGTGGTGGGCACTGTGCCGGCCGAGACCCTGGAGCGGGTGGCCAACCAGGTTCGCCTGAACACCAGGCCATGA
- a CDS encoding SoxR reducing system RseC family protein, whose amino-acid sequence MIIRDAEVVAVKGRAVTVAVLRQSSCDGCQAADDCGTGQVSKALAGKLESLTFHTDEPVVKGDWVRLGIPEDSLIKGALLVYLMPILAVLLALLLVAPFLKILALPELYLLPVVVLSGWGAFALARRLAPSLVREPQLVSVLGPAGKRIEVMTPPPAFK is encoded by the coding sequence ATGATCATCCGCGATGCCGAGGTGGTGGCCGTCAAGGGCCGGGCCGTGACGGTGGCGGTGTTGCGCCAGTCCAGCTGCGACGGCTGCCAGGCCGCCGACGACTGCGGCACCGGCCAGGTGAGCAAGGCCCTGGCCGGCAAGCTGGAAAGCCTGACCTTCCATACCGACGAACCCGTCGTCAAGGGCGACTGGGTGCGGCTCGGCATCCCCGAGGACAGCCTGATCAAGGGGGCGCTGCTGGTGTACCTGATGCCGATCCTGGCGGTGCTGCTGGCGCTGCTGCTGGTGGCGCCCTTCCTGAAAATACTGGCCCTGCCCGAGCTCTACCTGCTGCCGGTGGTGGTGCTGAGCGGCTGGGGTGCCTTTGCCCTGGCCCGGCGCCTGGCGCCGTCCCTGGTGCGTGAGCCGCAACTGGTTTCGGTGCTCGGTCCGGCCGGTAAACGCATTGAGGTGATGACGCCACCCCCTGCGTTCAAGTAA
- the lepA gene encoding translation elongation factor 4 codes for MKHIRNFSIIAHIDHGKSTLSDRLIQVCGGLSDREMQQQVLDSMDLERERGITIKAQSVTLDYKAQDGNTYQLNFIDTPGHVDFSYEVSRSLAACEGALLVVDAGQGVEAQTLANCYTAIDMDLEVVPVLNKIDLPQADPIRVAEEIEDIVGIDAMDAVRCSAKTGVGIDEVLEKIVSDIPPPQGDPDAAPQALIIDSWFDPYLGVVSLVRIKNGQLKKNDKIKVMSTGQVWGIDRIGIFTPKQKDTDGLKCGEVGWVVCGIKDIHGAPVGDTLTLAKHGCEAPLPGFKKVKPQVYAGLFPISSDDYEAFRDALGKLALNDASLFYEPETSTALGFGFRLGFLGMLHMEIIQERLEREYNLDLITTAPTVVYEVVTTAGETEQVDNPSDLPPVQNIEEIREPIVEAHILVPKDYLGNVITLCVEKRGVQVNMAYHGNQVALTYELPMAEVVLDFFDRLKSTSRGYASLDYNFKRFEAADMCRLDVLINGDRVDALAIITHKENAQYRGRELVEKMRELIPRQMFDIAIQAAIGNHIIARSTVKALRKDVTAKCYGGDVSRKKKLLQKQKEGKKRMKALGNVEVPQEAFLAILKVGK; via the coding sequence ATGAAGCACATTCGTAACTTTTCCATCATTGCCCACATCGACCACGGCAAATCCACCCTCTCGGATCGCCTGATCCAGGTGTGTGGCGGCCTGAGCGACAGGGAAATGCAGCAGCAGGTCCTGGACTCCATGGACCTGGAACGCGAGCGCGGCATTACCATCAAGGCCCAGAGCGTCACCCTCGACTACAAGGCCCAGGACGGTAACACTTACCAGCTCAATTTCATCGACACCCCCGGCCACGTGGATTTCTCCTACGAGGTATCCCGATCCCTGGCCGCCTGTGAGGGTGCGCTCCTGGTGGTGGACGCCGGGCAGGGCGTTGAAGCCCAGACCCTGGCCAACTGCTACACCGCCATCGATATGGATCTGGAAGTGGTGCCGGTACTGAACAAGATCGACCTGCCCCAGGCCGATCCGATCCGGGTCGCCGAGGAGATCGAGGACATCGTCGGCATCGACGCCATGGACGCGGTGCGCTGCTCCGCCAAGACCGGCGTCGGCATCGACGAGGTGCTGGAGAAGATCGTTTCCGACATACCGCCGCCACAAGGTGATCCGGACGCGGCCCCCCAGGCCCTGATCATCGACTCCTGGTTCGACCCCTACCTGGGCGTCGTCTCCCTGGTGCGGATCAAGAACGGCCAGCTGAAGAAGAACGACAAGATCAAGGTCATGAGCACCGGCCAGGTGTGGGGCATCGATCGCATCGGCATCTTCACCCCCAAGCAGAAGGACACCGACGGCCTCAAGTGTGGCGAGGTGGGCTGGGTGGTCTGCGGCATCAAGGACATCCACGGCGCCCCCGTGGGCGACACCCTGACCCTGGCCAAGCACGGCTGCGAAGCGCCGCTGCCGGGCTTCAAGAAGGTCAAGCCCCAGGTCTACGCCGGCCTGTTCCCGATCAGCTCAGACGACTACGAGGCCTTCCGCGACGCCCTGGGCAAGCTGGCCCTGAACGACGCCTCGCTGTTCTACGAGCCGGAGACCTCCACCGCCCTCGGCTTCGGCTTCCGCCTGGGCTTCCTGGGCATGCTGCACATGGAGATCATCCAGGAGCGCCTGGAGCGGGAATACAACCTGGACTTGATCACCACGGCGCCGACCGTGGTCTACGAGGTGGTCACCACCGCCGGCGAGACCGAGCAGGTGGACAACCCCTCCGATCTGCCGCCGGTGCAGAACATCGAGGAGATCCGCGAGCCCATCGTCGAGGCCCACATCCTGGTGCCCAAGGACTACCTGGGCAACGTCATCACCCTCTGTGTCGAGAAGCGTGGCGTCCAGGTCAACATGGCCTACCACGGCAACCAGGTGGCCCTGACCTATGAGCTGCCCATGGCCGAGGTGGTGCTGGACTTCTTCGACCGCCTCAAGTCCACCAGCCGCGGCTACGCCTCCCTGGACTACAACTTCAAGCGCTTCGAGGCCGCCGACATGTGCCGCCTGGACGTGCTGATCAACGGCGACCGGGTCGACGCCCTGGCCATCATCACCCACAAGGAAAACGCCCAGTACCGTGGCCGTGAGCTGGTGGAGAAGATGCGCGAGCTGATCCCGCGCCAGATGTTCGATATCGCCATCCAGGCCGCCATCGGCAACCACATCATCGCCCGCTCCACGGTCAAGGCGCTGCGCAAGGACGTGACCGCCAAGTGCTATGGTGGCGACGTGTCCCGAAAGAAGAAGCTGCTGCAGAAGCAGAAAGAGGGCAAGAAGCGCATGAAGGCGCTTGGCAACGTGGAGGTGCCCCAGGAGGCCTTCCTGGCCATCCTCAAGGTAGGCAAGTAA
- the lepB gene encoding signal peptidase I, which produces MAQYFSILLVVITLGSGLIWLADRVFWAPRRRRALDSALAAAGGELDQDTRNRILAESGLVEQARGIFPVIAVVLVLRSFLYEPFQIPTGSMMPTLLVGDFILVEKYAYGIKDPVWRKQLVETGSPERGDIAVFKYPEDPSQDYIKRVIGLPGDRVIYRDKQLYIKPACAAEPCPELMSVPLTPSQEAQYYHGPFPLDRYVEQLGEVEHDILVNPAYPDRTGDFYRQRGTRRDEWLVPEDHYFMVGDNRDNSRDSRFWGFVPKENLVGKAVFIWMSFERDRDPEHWLPNWVPTGVRLDRLGRIE; this is translated from the coding sequence ATGGCGCAATACTTCTCCATTCTACTGGTGGTCATCACCCTGGGCTCCGGCCTGATCTGGCTGGCGGACCGGGTGTTCTGGGCGCCCAGGCGCCGCCGGGCGCTGGACAGCGCCCTGGCCGCCGCCGGTGGCGAGCTGGACCAGGACACCAGGAACAGGATCCTGGCCGAGTCCGGCCTGGTCGAGCAGGCCAGGGGCATCTTCCCGGTGATCGCCGTGGTGCTGGTATTGCGCTCCTTCCTCTACGAGCCCTTCCAGATCCCCACCGGCTCCATGATGCCGACCCTGCTGGTGGGCGACTTCATCCTGGTGGAGAAGTACGCCTACGGCATCAAGGATCCGGTCTGGCGCAAGCAGCTGGTCGAAACCGGCAGCCCCGAGCGCGGCGACATCGCCGTGTTCAAGTACCCGGAAGATCCGAGCCAGGACTACATCAAGCGGGTCATAGGCCTGCCCGGTGACAGGGTCATCTACCGCGACAAGCAGCTCTACATCAAGCCGGCCTGCGCCGCCGAGCCCTGCCCGGAGCTGATGTCGGTGCCGCTCACCCCCAGCCAGGAGGCCCAGTACTACCACGGCCCCTTCCCGCTGGACCGCTACGTGGAACAGCTCGGCGAGGTGGAGCACGACATCCTGGTCAACCCCGCCTACCCGGACCGCACCGGCGACTTCTACCGCCAGCGCGGCACCCGCCGCGATGAATGGCTGGTGCCCGAGGACCACTACTTCATGGTGGGCGACAACCGCGACAACTCCCGGGACTCCCGCTTCTGGGGCTTCGTGCCCAAGGAGAACCTGGTCGGCAAGGCGGTGTTCATCTGGATGAGCTTCGAGCGTGACAGGGACCCGGAGCACTGGCTGCCAAACTGGGTCCCCACCGGGGTACGACTGGACCGACTGGGTCGTATCGAATGA
- the rnc gene encoding ribonuclease III: MTNPLDTLYRRLGYRFESQALIKQALTHRSAGGQHNERLEYLGDSILSFVIADALYHQFPKVNEGDMSRMRATLVRGKTLAELGKEFALGDFLRLGPGELKSGGFRRESILADAVEAIIGAIYLDAGLEKAREMILSWYAERLKAIQPGVAQKDPKTRLQEYLQGRRLPLPGYVVEKVEGEAHNQTFTVSCQVEGLANPMIGIGSSRRKAEQAAAEQALEQLKND; the protein is encoded by the coding sequence ATGACAAACCCATTGGACACCTTATACCGCCGCCTGGGCTACCGCTTCGAGAGCCAGGCCCTGATCAAGCAGGCCCTGACCCACAGGAGCGCCGGCGGCCAGCACAACGAACGCCTGGAATACCTGGGCGACTCCATCCTCAGCTTCGTGATCGCCGACGCCCTCTATCACCAGTTTCCCAAGGTGAACGAAGGGGACATGTCGCGCATGCGCGCCACCCTGGTGCGGGGCAAGACCCTGGCCGAACTGGGCAAGGAATTCGCCCTGGGCGACTTCCTGCGCCTGGGCCCGGGTGAACTCAAGAGCGGCGGCTTTCGCCGTGAATCCATCCTGGCCGACGCCGTGGAGGCCATCATAGGCGCCATCTACCTGGACGCCGGCCTGGAAAAGGCCAGGGAGATGATCCTCAGCTGGTACGCCGAGCGCCTCAAGGCCATCCAGCCCGGCGTGGCCCAGAAGGATCCCAAGACCCGGCTGCAGGAATACCTGCAGGGCCGCCGCCTGCCCCTGCCCGGCTACGTGGTGGAAAAGGTCGAGGGCGAGGCCCACAATCAGACTTTCACCGTGTCCTGCCAGGTCGAAGGCCTGGCCAACCCCATGATCGGCATCGGCTCCAGCCGCCGCAAGGCAGAGCAGGCCGCCGCCGAACAAGCCCTGGAGCAACTGAAAAATGACTGA
- the era gene encoding GTPase Era: MTEQRCGFVAIVGRPNVGKSTLLNQLLGQKVSITSKKAQTTRHRIVGIDTRDELQVIYVDTPGLHQDEKRAINRLMNRAASSSLGDVEVAVFVVEGTHWTSDDAMVLEKLKGLNKPVILAVNKIDNIAKRQDLLPHLKWLSEQFDFAAIVPISAEKGDQVEALREEVEKRIGVCEHIFPDDYITDRSSRFMAAEIIREKLMRNLGDEVPYSVTVEIERFKEEGGRFLINGLILVEREGQKKMVIGNKGERLKRIGTDARQDMLRLFNYPVHLELWVKVKSGWADDERALRSLGYGDD, encoded by the coding sequence ATGACTGAGCAGCGCTGCGGTTTTGTGGCCATCGTCGGCCGCCCCAATGTGGGCAAATCCACCCTGCTGAACCAGCTCCTGGGTCAGAAGGTGTCCATCACCTCCAAGAAGGCCCAGACCACCCGTCACCGCATCGTCGGCATCGACACCCGCGACGAGCTGCAGGTGATCTACGTGGACACCCCCGGCCTGCACCAGGACGAGAAGCGGGCCATCAACCGCCTGATGAACCGGGCGGCCAGCTCCTCCCTGGGCGACGTGGAGGTGGCGGTGTTCGTGGTGGAAGGCACCCACTGGACCAGCGACGACGCCATGGTGCTGGAAAAGCTCAAGGGCCTGAACAAGCCGGTGATCCTGGCGGTGAACAAGATAGACAACATCGCCAAGCGCCAGGATCTGCTGCCGCACCTTAAATGGCTGTCCGAGCAGTTCGATTTCGCCGCCATAGTGCCCATCAGCGCCGAGAAGGGCGACCAGGTGGAGGCCCTGCGCGAGGAAGTGGAGAAGCGCATCGGCGTGTGCGAGCACATCTTCCCCGACGACTACATCACCGATCGCAGCTCCCGCTTCATGGCCGCGGAGATCATCCGCGAGAAGCTGATGCGCAACCTGGGCGACGAGGTGCCGTACTCCGTCACCGTCGAGATCGAACGCTTCAAGGAAGAGGGCGGTCGCTTCCTGATCAACGGCCTGATCCTGGTGGAGCGGGAAGGCCAGAAGAAGATGGTCATCGGCAACAAGGGCGAGCGCCTCAAGCGCATCGGCACCGACGCCCGCCAGGACATGCTGCGCCTGTTCAACTACCCGGTGCACCTGGAGCTGTGGGTCAAGGTCAAGTCCGGCTGGGCCGACGACGAACGGGCCCTGCGCAGCCTGGGCTACGGAGACGACTAA
- the recO gene encoding DNA repair protein RecO — MALAAYVLHRRPYQDDAALAELLLDNDSRVGVVVRGMAAKKSDKRAAMQPFVRLELSLAGKGELKSARQLEVRRHWPLAGTALYAGFYLNEILIRLLARDTEAEGLFTLYEQTLAALLTEPVEPVLRRFELSLLHRLGYGIDLWRDAQGAPLAEDGRYTLVADAGLVAQPSGPFLGAEVLALAQGHWHRSEVLRAAKGLCRMLLSPHLGDKPLKSRELFRLAGGKP, encoded by the coding sequence ATGGCCCTGGCAGCCTATGTGCTGCACCGCCGTCCCTACCAGGACGATGCCGCCCTGGCCGAGCTGCTGCTCGATAACGACAGCAGGGTCGGGGTGGTGGTGCGGGGCATGGCCGCCAAGAAGAGCGACAAGCGCGCCGCCATGCAGCCCTTCGTGCGCCTGGAACTGAGCCTGGCCGGCAAGGGCGAGCTCAAGTCCGCCCGCCAGCTGGAGGTGCGCCGCCACTGGCCCCTGGCCGGCACCGCTCTTTATGCCGGCTTCTACCTCAACGAGATCCTTATCCGCCTCCTGGCCCGGGACACCGAGGCCGAGGGGCTCTTCACCCTTTACGAACAGACCCTGGCCGCCCTTTTGACCGAGCCGGTGGAGCCGGTGCTGCGCCGCTTCGAGCTGAGCCTGCTGCACCGGCTCGGCTACGGCATCGACCTGTGGCGGGACGCCCAAGGCGCCCCCCTGGCCGAGGACGGCCGCTACACCCTGGTGGCGGACGCCGGCCTGGTGGCCCAGCCCAGCGGCCCCTTCCTGGGCGCCGAGGTGCTGGCCCTGGCCCAGGGCCATTGGCACCGCAGCGAGGTGCTCAGGGCCGCCAAGGGCCTGTGTCGTATGCTGTTATCACCCCATCTTGGAGACAAACCCCTGAAGAGCCGGGAGCTCTTCAGGCTGGCAGGAGGCAAGCCATGA
- the pdxJ gene encoding pyridoxine 5'-phosphate synthase produces MNPIYLGVNIDHIATLRNARGTRYPDPVEAAFVAERAGADGITVHLREDRRHITDRDVFALRDTIGTRMNLEMAITDEMLAIAEQVKPQFVCLVPEKREELTTEGGLEVAGQLDRVKDACARLADAGILVSLFIDADPRQIEAAAQCAPYIEIHTGGYADSSGQAQLQELARIQAGVNLADREGLVVNAGHGLHYHNVQPIAAIPEIHELNIGHAIIARAAFDGLDKAVRDMKALMVAAR; encoded by the coding sequence ATGAACCCCATCTATCTCGGCGTCAACATCGACCATATCGCCACACTGCGCAACGCCCGCGGCACCCGTTACCCGGATCCGGTGGAGGCCGCCTTCGTGGCCGAGCGGGCCGGCGCCGACGGCATCACCGTGCACCTGCGCGAGGATCGCCGCCACATCACCGACCGCGATGTGTTCGCCCTCAGGGACACCATAGGCACCCGCATGAACCTGGAGATGGCCATCACCGACGAGATGCTGGCCATCGCCGAGCAGGTGAAGCCGCAGTTCGTCTGCCTGGTGCCGGAAAAGCGCGAGGAGCTGACCACAGAGGGGGGCCTGGAAGTGGCCGGCCAGCTGGACAGGGTCAAGGACGCCTGCGCCCGCCTGGCCGACGCCGGCATCCTGGTGTCGCTGTTCATCGACGCCGATCCCCGTCAGATAGAGGCCGCCGCCCAGTGCGCCCCCTACATCGAGATCCACACGGGCGGTTATGCCGACAGCAGCGGCCAGGCCCAGCTCCAGGAGCTGGCGCGGATCCAGGCCGGGGTCAACCTGGCCGACCGCGAGGGGCTTGTGGTCAACGCCGGCCACGGCCTGCACTACCACAATGTGCAGCCCATCGCCGCCATCCCCGAGATCCACGAGCTCAACATCGGTCACGCCATCATCGCCCGGGCCGCCTTCGACGGCCTGGACAAGGCGGTGCGCGACATGAAGGCGCTGATGGTGGCGGCGCGATGA